The Flavobacterium psychrophilum genome includes a region encoding these proteins:
- a CDS encoding DNA-binding protein — translation MKTKKQDDATNILGLPVKETEVIAAELNILLSNFQIYYQNLRGIHWNIRGKRFFDLHVKFEELYNDAQLKIDMIAERVLTLGATPLHTFEDYIANNRLEVGKNVSKDTEAVHLIISSIADLLKIERVILDETDKINDEGTNSMMSDFIKEQEKTMWMMKAWSEEEI, via the coding sequence ATGAAAACTAAAAAACAAGACGACGCCACAAACATATTGGGCTTACCGGTAAAAGAAACTGAAGTTATTGCAGCAGAACTTAATATATTGCTTTCAAACTTTCAGATATACTACCAAAACCTACGCGGTATTCACTGGAACATCCGCGGAAAGCGATTTTTTGACCTTCATGTAAAATTTGAAGAATTATACAACGATGCACAATTAAAAATTGATATGATTGCCGAACGTGTACTTACATTAGGTGCTACGCCACTGCATACTTTTGAAGATTATATTGCCAATAACAGGCTTGAAGTTGGTAAGAATGTTTCTAAAGATACAGAAGCGGTTCACCTTATCATTTCTTCTATCGCCGACCTTCTTAAAATCGAAAGGGTTATTCTTGACGAGACAGACAAGATCAACGACGAAGGTACTAACTCTATGATGAGTGATTTCATTAAAGAACAGGAGAAAACCATGTGGATGATGAAGGCCTGGAGTGAGGAAGAAATTTAA
- a CDS encoding acetyl-CoA acetyltransferase (Catalyzes the synthesis of acetoacetyl coenzyme A from two molecules of acetyl coenzyme A. It can also act as a thiolase, catalyzing the reverse reaction and generating two-carbon units from the four-carbon product of fatty acid oxidation): MKTAYIVKAYRTAVGKAPKGVFRFKRPDELAAETIQFIMNELPDFDKTRIDDVMVGNAMPEAEQGLNFARLISLMGLKVDDVPGVTVNRYCASGLETIAMATAKIQSGMAECIIAGGAESMSFIPMGGYKPVPDYKAAKEGHEDYYWGMGLTAEAVAKQFKVSREDQDLFGYNSHQKALKAQAEGKFDRQIVPITVEQVYVDENGKKATKSYTVTKDEGPRADTSLEALGKLRPVFAADGSVTAGTSSQMSDGAAFVMVMSEAMVKELKLEPIARMVSYAAAGVEPRIMGIGPVKAIPKALKMAGLQLNDIELFELNEAFASQSLAVVRELGINPDIVNVNGGAIALGHPLGCTGAKLSVQLFDEMKRRGNEGKYGVVTMCVGTGQGAAGVYEIL; this comes from the coding sequence ATGAAAACAGCATATATAGTAAAAGCATACAGAACAGCTGTGGGTAAAGCACCCAAAGGTGTGTTTCGCTTTAAAAGGCCTGACGAACTGGCCGCTGAAACCATACAGTTCATTATGAATGAGCTGCCTGATTTCGACAAAACAAGAATTGATGACGTAATGGTAGGTAACGCTATGCCGGAAGCTGAGCAGGGGTTAAACTTTGCGCGTCTTATTTCTCTTATGGGACTTAAAGTCGACGACGTTCCGGGAGTTACCGTAAACCGCTACTGTGCATCGGGACTGGAAACTATTGCAATGGCTACTGCTAAAATACAATCAGGCATGGCCGAATGTATTATTGCAGGTGGTGCCGAAAGCATGAGTTTCATTCCTATGGGAGGTTATAAACCTGTTCCTGATTATAAAGCCGCTAAAGAAGGTCATGAAGATTATTACTGGGGAATGGGCCTTACTGCCGAGGCTGTTGCAAAACAGTTCAAGGTATCTCGTGAAGATCAGGATCTTTTCGGTTACAACTCGCATCAAAAAGCGCTTAAAGCCCAGGCTGAAGGCAAATTTGACCGCCAGATAGTGCCTATCACTGTTGAGCAGGTGTATGTAGACGAAAACGGCAAAAAAGCCACCAAAAGCTATACAGTTACTAAAGATGAAGGCCCAAGGGCTGATACATCGTTAGAAGCTTTAGGTAAATTACGTCCTGTTTTTGCGGCTGACGGAAGTGTCACTGCGGGTACCTCATCGCAAATGAGTGATGGTGCTGCTTTTGTAATGGTAATGAGTGAAGCGATGGTAAAAGAACTTAAGCTTGAGCCTATTGCCCGCATGGTGAGTTATGCAGCTGCTGGTGTAGAACCAAGAATTATGGGTATCGGTCCCGTTAAGGCTATTCCGAAAGCACTTAAAATGGCAGGTCTTCAACTGAATGATATTGAACTATTCGAACTTAACGAGGCTTTTGCATCGCAGTCGCTTGCAGTAGTTCGCGAGTTGGGTATTAATCCGGATATAGTTAACGTAAACGGAGGCGCTATTGCTTTAGGTCACCCATTGGGATGTACCGGAGCTAAGCTTTCCGTTCAGTTATTCGACGAAATGAAACGCAGAGGCAACGAAGGTAAATATGGCGTGGTTACCATGTGTGTAGGAACCGGTCAGGGTGCTGCGGGAGTGTACGAGATTTTATAA
- a CDS encoding acyl-CoA dehydrogenase: protein MAEVANLARGGQFLVTETKSEDIFTPEDFSEEQIMMRDAVKEFVDREIWPNKDRFEKKDYALTEESMRKAGELGFLGVAVPEEYGGLGMGFVSTMLVCDYISGATGSFSTAFGAHTGIGTMPITLYGTEEQKLKYVPKLASGEWFGAYCLTEPGAGSDANSGKTKAVLSEDGTHYKITGQKMWISNAGFCSVFIVFARIEDDKNITGFIVENDPSNGISLGEEEHKLGIRASSTRQVFFNETKVPVENMLSERGNGFKIAMNALNVGRIKLAAACLDAQRRVTSGSAKYANERIQFNTPIANFGAIRAKLAEMATNCYAGESASYRAAKNIEDRINARVANGESHQDAELKGVEEFAIECSILKVAVSEDVQNCSDEGIQIFGGMGFSEDTPMESAWRDARIARIYEGTNEINRMLSVGMLVKKAMKGHVDLLGPAMKVAEELMGIPSFDTPDYSELFAEEKEMVAKLKKAFLMVAGSAVQKYGPALDEHQQLLMAASDILIEIYMAESVILRTEKLANKKGADNVKEQIAMAQLYLYKAVDIVNIKGKEGIASFAEGDEQRMMMMGLRRYTKYNNMPNVVALRETIAAKIIEENGYPY from the coding sequence ATGGCAGAAGTAGCAAATTTAGCACGTGGAGGTCAGTTTTTAGTTACTGAAACTAAGAGCGAGGACATCTTTACGCCTGAAGATTTTTCGGAAGAGCAGATTATGATGCGTGACGCGGTTAAAGAATTTGTTGACCGTGAGATATGGCCTAATAAAGACCGTTTTGAGAAAAAAGATTATGCGCTTACTGAAGAGAGCATGCGTAAAGCCGGAGAACTTGGTTTTCTTGGCGTAGCAGTTCCCGAAGAATATGGCGGATTAGGTATGGGGTTTGTATCTACCATGCTGGTTTGCGATTACATTTCGGGCGCTACAGGTTCTTTTTCTACTGCTTTCGGTGCACATACAGGTATTGGTACTATGCCAATTACCCTTTATGGAACTGAAGAGCAAAAACTAAAATATGTACCTAAACTTGCTTCGGGCGAATGGTTTGGTGCCTATTGCCTTACCGAGCCGGGCGCAGGATCTGATGCTAATTCAGGTAAAACAAAAGCTGTACTTTCTGAAGATGGTACGCACTATAAAATTACAGGTCAGAAAATGTGGATATCAAATGCAGGTTTCTGCAGCGTATTCATTGTGTTCGCAAGAATTGAAGACGACAAAAACATTACAGGCTTCATTGTAGAGAACGATCCGTCTAACGGTATTTCTCTTGGTGAAGAAGAACATAAACTAGGTATCCGTGCCTCCTCTACGCGTCAGGTTTTCTTTAATGAAACCAAAGTACCGGTAGAAAACATGCTTTCTGAAAGAGGTAATGGCTTTAAGATAGCTATGAACGCACTTAACGTTGGCCGTATTAAACTGGCAGCTGCATGTCTTGATGCTCAAAGAAGAGTAACATCAGGTTCTGCTAAGTACGCTAACGAGCGTATACAGTTCAACACACCTATTGCAAATTTTGGTGCTATACGTGCTAAACTTGCTGAAATGGCTACTAACTGCTACGCCGGAGAAAGTGCAAGCTACAGAGCGGCTAAAAACATCGAAGACCGTATTAATGCGCGTGTTGCCAATGGCGAATCACATCAGGATGCAGAACTTAAAGGTGTTGAGGAATTCGCTATCGAATGCTCTATCCTTAAAGTTGCAGTATCGGAAGATGTTCAGAACTGTTCTGACGAAGGTATCCAGATCTTCGGTGGTATGGGCTTCTCTGAAGACACACCAATGGAGAGTGCCTGGAGAGATGCGAGGATTGCACGTATCTATGAAGGTACAAACGAGATTAACCGTATGCTATCGGTAGGTATGTTAGTAAAGAAAGCCATGAAGGGTCACGTAGACCTTTTAGGACCTGCAATGAAAGTTGCTGAGGAACTAATGGGAATACCATCTTTTGACACGCCCGATTACTCTGAGCTTTTCGCTGAAGAGAAGGAAATGGTAGCCAAGCTTAAAAAAGCTTTCTTAATGGTAGCAGGATCGGCAGTACAAAAATACGGACCAGCCTTAGACGAGCACCAGCAATTGCTAATGGCTGCTTCTGATATCTTGATTGAGATATACATGGCAGAGTCGGTTATCCTTCGTACTGAGAAGCTTGCTAACAAAAAAGGCGCTGATAACGTAAAAGAGCAAATTGCAATGGCGCAGCTTTACTTATACAAAGCAGTAGACATTGTAAACATAAAAGGTAAAGAAGGTATTGCCTCGTTTGCCGAAGGCGATGAGCAACGCATGATGATGATGGGCCTACGCCGTTATACAAAATACAACAACATGCCAAATGTGGTTGCTTTAAGAGAAACCATTGCAGCAAAAATTATTGAAGAAAACGGTTATCCGTACTAA
- a CDS encoding carbonate dehydratase → MAHKHNNTHESAEEFYKKILDNNKIWSETKLSSDPEYFAKLAKGQSPPLLWIGCSDSRVPANEVIGAQPGEVFVHRNIANMVIHSDMNMLSVLDYAVNVLKVQHVIVCGHYGCGGIKAAMGNDSIGLIDNWIRHIKDIYRHHHAELNGIEDEQKRFDRFVELNVKEQVSDLAKTSIVQNAWKQGQELCLHGWVYGLDSGIVKDLEVNYCDNGDLSLVDQLIFKL, encoded by the coding sequence ATGGCACATAAACACAATAATACACACGAAAGCGCTGAAGAATTTTATAAAAAAATATTAGACAATAATAAAATATGGTCTGAAACTAAACTTAGCTCGGACCCTGAATATTTCGCTAAGTTGGCAAAAGGCCAGTCGCCACCTTTATTATGGATTGGATGTTCTGACAGCCGTGTTCCGGCAAATGAGGTTATTGGTGCGCAACCGGGTGAAGTGTTTGTGCACAGAAATATAGCCAATATGGTAATTCACTCTGATATGAACATGCTAAGCGTACTTGACTATGCCGTTAATGTACTCAAGGTGCAACATGTTATTGTTTGCGGACACTATGGCTGTGGGGGTATAAAAGCTGCAATGGGCAACGATTCCATCGGTCTGATCGACAACTGGATCAGACACATCAAAGACATTTACAGGCATCATCACGCAGAATTGAATGGGATTGAAGATGAACAAAAAAGATTTGACAGGTTTGTGGAGCTTAACGTAAAGGAACAGGTTAGTGACCTGGCAAAAACGTCTATCGTACAAAACGCATGGAAGCAAGGGCAGGAACTTTGTCTTCATGGCTGGGTATACGGCCTGGATAGTGGCATAGTAAAAGACCTCGAAGTAAACTATTGCGACAATGGCGACCTTAGCCTGGTAGACCAACTAATATTTAAACTGTAG